In the genome of Oncorhynchus clarkii lewisi isolate Uvic-CL-2024 chromosome 22, UVic_Ocla_1.0, whole genome shotgun sequence, one region contains:
- the LOC139380607 gene encoding guanine nucleotide exchange factor DBS-like isoform X2, which yields MEGQLECLPGRQGELELGLYSRLTGESMEESHMKELSDVYSWVKMKRGTEIDKRMEVEGERVESRIWMGGETEDKSMEEELKLRLRPVKEKRGMSVRISLEEVERYYRFSRCCYWLQNEIMQQESSPLCAIDITPDLRKQFAYLSGGRGQNGSPIIVFPEFPAFGEIQEREFHNVLTYLTSIPSLSAAGVGFILVIDRRQDRWAAVKGTLLRIAGSFPGNLQLVLVLRPTTLFQRTLSDILFKFNKDEFKMKVPMIMLSSVTELHSYIDRTQLTTELGGTQEYCHEKWISHRTAIEGFALMVKRTAQILQSFGTELAETELPNDIQATSNLLGTHINKKSKMKEDLLVALGQGSRLLESINEPVVRDPDHNMNQDELENLATVQRLLSQLNETERAFDEFWERHKTKLEQCLLLRHFEHNYREVRCLLDQVAERLTAFSEVGISPAHADHIFRELSSHEERVCEVLDRAQALAREGDELIHNTHYAEDSIQPKCIELRAVNEELSTYLRAKKDHLLRAIELHHSLERAAKWCDDGIYLLASQPVDKCQSHDGAESALQEIERYLDTAGQNKLTDPSAICRDYETVLNLEFRDQVEKVFQKQVSMQEMFEKRRVSLKKLAAKHTRPVQPVAPRPEAIKSPLSSPAKRVLEKSCSEGDSVNRVSCRKVEGQLQSNRSASMSEEDENLAILRKHVMNELLETERAYVEELLCVLQGYASEMDNPAMASLMPIPLQNKKDVLFGNMPEIYHFHKRTFLRELEEYEDCPELVGRCFLERMTDLQIYEKYCQNKPRSESLWRQCSDCSFFQECQKKLEHKLGLDSYLLKPVQRITKYQLLLKELLKYSKGCEGSEDLQEALTSILGILKAVNDSMHLIAITGYDGNMGDLGRLLMQGSFSVWTEHKKGHAKVKDLARFKPMQRHLFLHEKALLFCKRREENGEGYEKAPSYSFKQSLNMSAVGITENAKGDNKKFEVWCNSREEVYIVQAPTSEVKTTWVKEIRKVLTTQLEAYRASQQRPSDGLFQFPSGAGAPVSLSPFRRGERSMKEKKGEPSSPDANSCSFPKTKEEAATSPTSDRAAVAKKRFTLQGFSNFNKDLSPPDNKSLTLPRIPFSPSGSPTSPDHKTKRHEIKSDPTPFGFKDPGPHAHLHLGRVRWFSTSSLLQAKRRGWTKGSLSLDANEENDGYSSPEEPLNSDPEDEEGKKLCAGKYTVVSDYEKGEGQDLSVKSGETVQLIKEGDDGQWFVKNLKTKQEGWVAAANILTLIGESKSCQSLTSSEGSGSGNLSTSSSCCETYTSFSDIKP from the exons ATGAGATCATGCAGCAGGAGAGCAGTCCCCTCTGTGCCATCGACATCACCCCTGACCTCAGGAAGCAGTTTGCCTACCTCTCAG GGGGCCGAGGGCAGAACGGCAGCCCCATCATTGTGTTCCCAGAGTTTCCTGCATTCGGAGAAATCCAGGAGAGGGAGTTCCACAACGTGCTCACATACCTGACCAGCATCCCCAG TCTGTCTGCGGCAGGAGTGGGTTTTATCCTGGTGATTGACCGGCGGCAGGACCGATGGGCGGCCGTCAAGGGGACCCTGCTCCGCATTGCA ggtTCGTTCCCAGGGAACCTGCAGTTAGTTCTGGTATTGAGGCCCACCACCTTATTCCAGAGGACACTCTCAGACATCTTGTTCAAGTTCAACAAGGATGAGTTCAAGATGAAGGTGCCG ATGATTATGCTGAGTTCTGTGACTGAGCTCCACTCCTACATAGACCGGACACAACTGACTACTGAGTTGGGAGGAACCCAGGAGTACTGCCACGAGAAGTGGATCTCACACCGTACC GCCATTGAGGGCTTTGCTCTGATGGTAAAGAGAACAGCTCAGATCCTGCAGTCGTTTGGGACAGAGCTAGCAGAGACCGAACTACCCAATGACATCCAGGCTACCAGCAACCTACTGGGGACACACATCAACAAGAAAAGCAAGATGAAG GAGGATCTGCTGGTGGCTTTAGGACAGGGCAGCAGACTGTTGGAGAGTATTAATGAGCCAGTGGTGAGAGACCCAGACCACAACATGAACCAGGACGAACTGGAGAACCTGGCCACCGTACAGAG ACTGCTTTCCCAGTTGAATGAGACAGAACGGGCATTTGATGAGTTCTGGGAGAGACATAAGACCAAGCTGGAGCAATGTCTGCTACTCCGTCACTTTGAACACAACTACAGAGAG GTGAGGTGTCTGCTGGACCAGGTGGCAGAGAGATTGACAGCTTTCTCGGAGGTGGGGATAAGCCCAGCCCACGCTGATCACATCTTCCGCGAGCTGAGCAGCCACGAGGAGAGAGTCTGT GAGGTACTGGACCGAGCCCAGGCTCTGGCCCGTGAGGGTGACGAGTTGATTCATAACACCCACTATGCTGAGGACTCCATCCAGCCCAAATGCATTGAGCTCCGAGCCGTGAACGAGGAACTGAGCACTTACCTGAGAGCAAAGAAAGACCACTTACTCAGAGCTATAGAGCTGCACCACAGcctggagagg gcTGCTAAGTGGTGTGATGATGGCATCTACCTGCTGGCCTCTCAGCCCGTGGACAAGTGTCAGTCACATGACGGGGCGGAGTCAGCGCTGCAGGAGATTGAGCGATACCTGGATACAGCAGGACAGAACAAACTGACTGATCCTAGTGCCATCTGCAGGGACTACGAAACAGTGCTCAACCTGGAGTTCAGA gaCCAAGTGGAGAAGGTGTTCCAGAAGCAGGTGTCCATGCAGGAGATGTTTGAGAAGAGGAGGGTCAGTCTGAAGAAGCTAGCAGCCAAACACACCAGGCCAGTCCAGCCTGTGGCCCCAAGGCCTGAAGCCATCAAGTCCCCACTGTCCTCGCCAG CAAAGAGAGTGCTGGAGAAGAGCTGCTCAGAGGGAGACTCTGTGAACAGGGTCAGCTGTAGAAAA GTGGAGGGCCAGCTACAGAGCAACAGAAGTGCCTCTATGTCAGAGGAGGACGAGAACCTGGCCATCCTCAGAAA ACATGTAATGAATGAGCTGCTGGAGACAGAGAGGGCATACGTGGAGGAACTGCTCTGTGTTCTACAG GGCTATGCCTCAGAGATGGACAACCCAGCCATGGCCAGTCTCATGCCCATTCCTCTGCAAAACAAGAAAGATGTGCTGTTTGGCAACATGCCAGAGATCTACCACTTCCACAAGAG GACCTTTCTGAGGGAGTTGGAAGAGTACGAAGACTGCCCGGAACTTGTGGGTCGGTGTTTTCTGGAGAGG ATGACAGACCTGCAGATCTATGAGAAGTATTGTCAGAATAAACCTCGCTCTGAGAGCTTGTGGAGACAGTGCTCCGACTGCTCCTTCTTCCAg GAGTGTCAGAAGAAGCTGGAACATAAACTGGGTTTGGACTCCTATCTCCTGAAACCGGTCCAGAGGATCACCAAATACCAGCTCCTGTTGAAG GAGCTGCTGAAGTACAGTAAGGGCTGTGAGGGGTCAGAAGACCTGCAGGAGGCGCTCACCTCCATCCTGGGCATCCTGAAGGCTGTCAACGACTCCATGCACCTCATCGCTATCACTGGATACGAT GGTAACATGGGCGACCTGGGACGGCTGCTGATGCAGGGGTCATTCAGTGTGTGGACAGAACACAAGAAAGGTCATGCCAAGGTCAAGGACCTGGCCCGCTTTAAGCCCATGCAGAGACACCTGTTCCTGCATGAGAAGGCCCTGCTCTTCTGTAAGAGACGGGAGGAGAACGGGGAGGGCTACGAGAAAGCCCCCTCCTACAGCTTCAAACAGTCCCTCAac ATGAGTGCTGTGGGCATCACTGAGAACGCCAAAGGTGACAACAAGAAGTTTGAGGTCTGGTGCAACTCACGGGAGGAGGTGTACATCGTTCAG GCCCCAACGTCTGAGGTAAAAACAACGTGGGTGAAGGAGATCCGGAAGGTTCTGACAACGCAGCTGGAAGCCTACAGAG CCAGTCAACAGAGGCCGTCAGACGGACTGTTCCAGTTCCCCTCTGGTGCTGGAGCACCTGTCAGCCTCAG tccatttagaagaggggagaggagcatGAAGGAGAAGAAGGGAGAACCCAGCAGCCCTGACGCTAACTCCTGCTCCTTCCCAAAGACCAAAG AAGAAGCAGCGACCAGTCCTACCTCAGACAGAGCAGCTGTGGCTAAAAAGCGTTTTACCTTGCAGGGCTTCAGCAACTTCAACAAAG ACCTCTCGCCTCCTGACAATAAAAGCTTAACTTTACCCAGGATTCCCTTCTCTCCATCAG GATCTCCCACAAGCCCTGACCATAAAACCAAACGTCATGAGATAAAGAGTGATCCTACTCCGTTCGGCTTTAAAG ACCCAGGCCCTCACGCTCACCTCCACCTGGGCAGAGTCAGGTGGTTCAGCACCTCGAGTCTCTTACAGGCCAAGAGGAGAG GATGGACCAAGGGCTCTCTCTCATTGGACGCCAATGAGGAGAATGATGGCTACTCTAGCCCTGAAGAGCCCCTGAACTCAGACCCCGAGGACGAGGAGGGAAAGAaacta TGTGCAGGGAAGTACACAGTGGTGTCTGACTATGAGAAGGGAGAAGGCCAGGACCTGTCAGTCAAGAGTGGTGAAACGGTGCAGCTGATCAAGGAGGGAGATGACGGACAGTG gttTGTGAAGAACTTGAAGACCAAGCAGGAGGGCTGGGTGGCTGCAGCCAACATTCTCACCCTGATTGGAGAGTCCAAGTCCTGCCAGTCTCTCACCAGCTCAG AGGGCAGTGGCTCAGGGAACCTCAGCACTTCATCCAGCTGCTGTGAGACTTACACCAGCTTCTCTGACATCAAGCCCTGA
- the LOC139380607 gene encoding guanine nucleotide exchange factor DBS-like isoform X11, which translates to MEGQLECLPGRQGELELGLYSRLTGESMEESHMKELSDVYSWVKMKRGTEIDKRMEVEGERVESRIWMGGETEDKSMEEELKLRLRPVKEKRGMSVRISLEEVERYYRFSRCCYWLQNEIMQQESSPLCAIDITPDLRKQFAYLSGGRGQNGSPIIVFPEFPAFGEIQEREFHNVLTYLTSIPSLSAAGVGFILVIDRRQDRWAAVKGTLLRIAGSFPGNLQLVLVLRPTTLFQRTLSDILFKFNKDEFKMKVPMIMLSSVTELHSYIDRTQLTTELGGTQEYCHEKWISHRTAIEGFALMVKRTAQILQSFGTELAETELPNDIQATSNLLGTHINKKSKMKEDLLVALGQGSRLLESINEPVVRDPDHNMNQDELENLATVQRLLSQLNETERAFDEFWERHKTKLEQCLLLRHFEHNYREVRCLLDQVAERLTAFSEVGISPAHADHIFRELSSHEERVCEVLDRAQALAREGDELIHNTHYAEDSIQPKCIELRAVNEELSTYLRAKKDHLLRAIELHHSLERAAKWCDDGIYLLASQPVDKCQSHDGAESALQEIERYLDTAGQNKLTDPSAICRDYETVLNLEFRDQVEKVFQKQVSMQEMFEKRRVSLKKLAAKHTRPVQPVAPRPEAIKSPLSSPAKRVLEKSCSEGDSVNRVSCRKVEGQLQSNRSASMSEEDENLAILRKHVMNELLETERAYVEELLCVLQGYASEMDNPAMASLMPIPLQNKKDVLFGNMPEIYHFHKRTFLRELEEYEDCPELVGRCFLERMTDLQIYEKYCQNKPRSESLWRQCSDCSFFQECQKKLEHKLGLDSYLLKPVQRITKYQLLLKELLKYSKGCEGSEDLQEALTSILGILKAVNDSMHLIAITGYDGNMGDLGRLLMQGSFSVWTEHKKGHAKVKDLARFKPMQRHLFLHEKALLFCKRREENGEGYEKAPSYSFKQSLNMSAVGITENAKGDNKKFEVWCNSREEVYIVQAPTSEVKTTWVKEIRKVLTTQLEAYREASQQRPSDGLFQFPSGAGAPVSLSPFRRGERSMKEKKGEPSSPDANSCSFPKTKGSPTSPDHKTKRHEIKSDPTPFGFKGWTKGSLSLDANEENDGYSSPEEPLNSDPEDEEGKKLCAGKYTVVSDYEKGEGQDLSVKSGETVQLIKEGDDGQWFVKNLKTKQEGWVAAANILTLIGESKSCQSLTSSEGSGSGNLSTSSSCCETYTSFSDIKP; encoded by the exons ATGAGATCATGCAGCAGGAGAGCAGTCCCCTCTGTGCCATCGACATCACCCCTGACCTCAGGAAGCAGTTTGCCTACCTCTCAG GGGGCCGAGGGCAGAACGGCAGCCCCATCATTGTGTTCCCAGAGTTTCCTGCATTCGGAGAAATCCAGGAGAGGGAGTTCCACAACGTGCTCACATACCTGACCAGCATCCCCAG TCTGTCTGCGGCAGGAGTGGGTTTTATCCTGGTGATTGACCGGCGGCAGGACCGATGGGCGGCCGTCAAGGGGACCCTGCTCCGCATTGCA ggtTCGTTCCCAGGGAACCTGCAGTTAGTTCTGGTATTGAGGCCCACCACCTTATTCCAGAGGACACTCTCAGACATCTTGTTCAAGTTCAACAAGGATGAGTTCAAGATGAAGGTGCCG ATGATTATGCTGAGTTCTGTGACTGAGCTCCACTCCTACATAGACCGGACACAACTGACTACTGAGTTGGGAGGAACCCAGGAGTACTGCCACGAGAAGTGGATCTCACACCGTACC GCCATTGAGGGCTTTGCTCTGATGGTAAAGAGAACAGCTCAGATCCTGCAGTCGTTTGGGACAGAGCTAGCAGAGACCGAACTACCCAATGACATCCAGGCTACCAGCAACCTACTGGGGACACACATCAACAAGAAAAGCAAGATGAAG GAGGATCTGCTGGTGGCTTTAGGACAGGGCAGCAGACTGTTGGAGAGTATTAATGAGCCAGTGGTGAGAGACCCAGACCACAACATGAACCAGGACGAACTGGAGAACCTGGCCACCGTACAGAG ACTGCTTTCCCAGTTGAATGAGACAGAACGGGCATTTGATGAGTTCTGGGAGAGACATAAGACCAAGCTGGAGCAATGTCTGCTACTCCGTCACTTTGAACACAACTACAGAGAG GTGAGGTGTCTGCTGGACCAGGTGGCAGAGAGATTGACAGCTTTCTCGGAGGTGGGGATAAGCCCAGCCCACGCTGATCACATCTTCCGCGAGCTGAGCAGCCACGAGGAGAGAGTCTGT GAGGTACTGGACCGAGCCCAGGCTCTGGCCCGTGAGGGTGACGAGTTGATTCATAACACCCACTATGCTGAGGACTCCATCCAGCCCAAATGCATTGAGCTCCGAGCCGTGAACGAGGAACTGAGCACTTACCTGAGAGCAAAGAAAGACCACTTACTCAGAGCTATAGAGCTGCACCACAGcctggagagg gcTGCTAAGTGGTGTGATGATGGCATCTACCTGCTGGCCTCTCAGCCCGTGGACAAGTGTCAGTCACATGACGGGGCGGAGTCAGCGCTGCAGGAGATTGAGCGATACCTGGATACAGCAGGACAGAACAAACTGACTGATCCTAGTGCCATCTGCAGGGACTACGAAACAGTGCTCAACCTGGAGTTCAGA gaCCAAGTGGAGAAGGTGTTCCAGAAGCAGGTGTCCATGCAGGAGATGTTTGAGAAGAGGAGGGTCAGTCTGAAGAAGCTAGCAGCCAAACACACCAGGCCAGTCCAGCCTGTGGCCCCAAGGCCTGAAGCCATCAAGTCCCCACTGTCCTCGCCAG CAAAGAGAGTGCTGGAGAAGAGCTGCTCAGAGGGAGACTCTGTGAACAGGGTCAGCTGTAGAAAA GTGGAGGGCCAGCTACAGAGCAACAGAAGTGCCTCTATGTCAGAGGAGGACGAGAACCTGGCCATCCTCAGAAA ACATGTAATGAATGAGCTGCTGGAGACAGAGAGGGCATACGTGGAGGAACTGCTCTGTGTTCTACAG GGCTATGCCTCAGAGATGGACAACCCAGCCATGGCCAGTCTCATGCCCATTCCTCTGCAAAACAAGAAAGATGTGCTGTTTGGCAACATGCCAGAGATCTACCACTTCCACAAGAG GACCTTTCTGAGGGAGTTGGAAGAGTACGAAGACTGCCCGGAACTTGTGGGTCGGTGTTTTCTGGAGAGG ATGACAGACCTGCAGATCTATGAGAAGTATTGTCAGAATAAACCTCGCTCTGAGAGCTTGTGGAGACAGTGCTCCGACTGCTCCTTCTTCCAg GAGTGTCAGAAGAAGCTGGAACATAAACTGGGTTTGGACTCCTATCTCCTGAAACCGGTCCAGAGGATCACCAAATACCAGCTCCTGTTGAAG GAGCTGCTGAAGTACAGTAAGGGCTGTGAGGGGTCAGAAGACCTGCAGGAGGCGCTCACCTCCATCCTGGGCATCCTGAAGGCTGTCAACGACTCCATGCACCTCATCGCTATCACTGGATACGAT GGTAACATGGGCGACCTGGGACGGCTGCTGATGCAGGGGTCATTCAGTGTGTGGACAGAACACAAGAAAGGTCATGCCAAGGTCAAGGACCTGGCCCGCTTTAAGCCCATGCAGAGACACCTGTTCCTGCATGAGAAGGCCCTGCTCTTCTGTAAGAGACGGGAGGAGAACGGGGAGGGCTACGAGAAAGCCCCCTCCTACAGCTTCAAACAGTCCCTCAac ATGAGTGCTGTGGGCATCACTGAGAACGCCAAAGGTGACAACAAGAAGTTTGAGGTCTGGTGCAACTCACGGGAGGAGGTGTACATCGTTCAG GCCCCAACGTCTGAGGTAAAAACAACGTGGGTGAAGGAGATCCGGAAGGTTCTGACAACGCAGCTGGAAGCCTACAGAG AAGCCAGTCAACAGAGGCCGTCAGACGGACTGTTCCAGTTCCCCTCTGGTGCTGGAGCACCTGTCAGCCTCAG tccatttagaagaggggagaggagcatGAAGGAGAAGAAGGGAGAACCCAGCAGCCCTGACGCTAACTCCTGCTCCTTCCCAAAGACCAAAG GATCTCCCACAAGCCCTGACCATAAAACCAAACGTCATGAGATAAAGAGTGATCCTACTCCGTTCGGCTTTAAAG GATGGACCAAGGGCTCTCTCTCATTGGACGCCAATGAGGAGAATGATGGCTACTCTAGCCCTGAAGAGCCCCTGAACTCAGACCCCGAGGACGAGGAGGGAAAGAaacta TGTGCAGGGAAGTACACAGTGGTGTCTGACTATGAGAAGGGAGAAGGCCAGGACCTGTCAGTCAAGAGTGGTGAAACGGTGCAGCTGATCAAGGAGGGAGATGACGGACAGTG gttTGTGAAGAACTTGAAGACCAAGCAGGAGGGCTGGGTGGCTGCAGCCAACATTCTCACCCTGATTGGAGAGTCCAAGTCCTGCCAGTCTCTCACCAGCTCAG AGGGCAGTGGCTCAGGGAACCTCAGCACTTCATCCAGCTGCTGTGAGACTTACACCAGCTTCTCTGACATCAAGCCCTGA
- the LOC139380607 gene encoding guanine nucleotide exchange factor DBS-like isoform X8 → MEGQLECLPGRQGELELGLYSRLTGESMEESHMKELSDVYSWVKMKRGTEIDKRMEVEGERVESRIWMGGETEDKSMEEELKLRLRPVKEKRGMSVRISLEEVERYYRFSRCCYWLQNEIMQQESSPLCAIDITPDLRKQFAYLSGGRGQNGSPIIVFPEFPAFGEIQEREFHNVLTYLTSIPSLSAAGVGFILVIDRRQDRWAAVKGTLLRIAGSFPGNLQLVLVLRPTTLFQRTLSDILFKFNKDEFKMKVPMIMLSSVTELHSYIDRTQLTTELGGTQEYCHEKWISHRTAIEGFALMVKRTAQILQSFGTELAETELPNDIQATSNLLGTHINKKSKMKEDLLVALGQGSRLLESINEPVVRDPDHNMNQDELENLATVQRLLSQLNETERAFDEFWERHKTKLEQCLLLRHFEHNYREVRCLLDQVAERLTAFSEVGISPAHADHIFRELSSHEERVCEVLDRAQALAREGDELIHNTHYAEDSIQPKCIELRAVNEELSTYLRAKKDHLLRAIELHHSLERAAKWCDDGIYLLASQPVDKCQSHDGAESALQEIERYLDTAGQNKLTDPSAICRDYETVLNLEFRDQVEKVFQKQVSMQEMFEKRRVSLKKLAAKHTRPVQPVAPRPEAIKSPLSSPAKRVLEKSCSEGDSVNRVSCRKVEGQLQSNRSASMSEEDENLAILRKHVMNELLETERAYVEELLCVLQGYASEMDNPAMASLMPIPLQNKKDVLFGNMPEIYHFHKRTFLRELEEYEDCPELVGRCFLERMTDLQIYEKYCQNKPRSESLWRQCSDCSFFQECQKKLEHKLGLDSYLLKPVQRITKYQLLLKELLKYSKGCEGSEDLQEALTSILGILKAVNDSMHLIAITGYDGNMGDLGRLLMQGSFSVWTEHKKGHAKVKDLARFKPMQRHLFLHEKALLFCKRREENGEGYEKAPSYSFKQSLNMSAVGITENAKGDNKKFEVWCNSREEVYIVQAPTSEVKTTWVKEIRKVLTTQLEAYRASQQRPSDGLFQFPSGAGAPVSLSPFRRGERSMKEKKGEPSSPDANSCSFPKTKEEAATSPTSDRAAVAKKRFTLQGFSNFNKGSPTSPDHKTKRHEIKSDPTPFGFKGWTKGSLSLDANEENDGYSSPEEPLNSDPEDEEGKKLCAGKYTVVSDYEKGEGQDLSVKSGETVQLIKEGDDGQWFVKNLKTKQEGWVAAANILTLIGESKSCQSLTSSEGSGSGNLSTSSSCCETYTSFSDIKP, encoded by the exons ATGAGATCATGCAGCAGGAGAGCAGTCCCCTCTGTGCCATCGACATCACCCCTGACCTCAGGAAGCAGTTTGCCTACCTCTCAG GGGGCCGAGGGCAGAACGGCAGCCCCATCATTGTGTTCCCAGAGTTTCCTGCATTCGGAGAAATCCAGGAGAGGGAGTTCCACAACGTGCTCACATACCTGACCAGCATCCCCAG TCTGTCTGCGGCAGGAGTGGGTTTTATCCTGGTGATTGACCGGCGGCAGGACCGATGGGCGGCCGTCAAGGGGACCCTGCTCCGCATTGCA ggtTCGTTCCCAGGGAACCTGCAGTTAGTTCTGGTATTGAGGCCCACCACCTTATTCCAGAGGACACTCTCAGACATCTTGTTCAAGTTCAACAAGGATGAGTTCAAGATGAAGGTGCCG ATGATTATGCTGAGTTCTGTGACTGAGCTCCACTCCTACATAGACCGGACACAACTGACTACTGAGTTGGGAGGAACCCAGGAGTACTGCCACGAGAAGTGGATCTCACACCGTACC GCCATTGAGGGCTTTGCTCTGATGGTAAAGAGAACAGCTCAGATCCTGCAGTCGTTTGGGACAGAGCTAGCAGAGACCGAACTACCCAATGACATCCAGGCTACCAGCAACCTACTGGGGACACACATCAACAAGAAAAGCAAGATGAAG GAGGATCTGCTGGTGGCTTTAGGACAGGGCAGCAGACTGTTGGAGAGTATTAATGAGCCAGTGGTGAGAGACCCAGACCACAACATGAACCAGGACGAACTGGAGAACCTGGCCACCGTACAGAG ACTGCTTTCCCAGTTGAATGAGACAGAACGGGCATTTGATGAGTTCTGGGAGAGACATAAGACCAAGCTGGAGCAATGTCTGCTACTCCGTCACTTTGAACACAACTACAGAGAG GTGAGGTGTCTGCTGGACCAGGTGGCAGAGAGATTGACAGCTTTCTCGGAGGTGGGGATAAGCCCAGCCCACGCTGATCACATCTTCCGCGAGCTGAGCAGCCACGAGGAGAGAGTCTGT GAGGTACTGGACCGAGCCCAGGCTCTGGCCCGTGAGGGTGACGAGTTGATTCATAACACCCACTATGCTGAGGACTCCATCCAGCCCAAATGCATTGAGCTCCGAGCCGTGAACGAGGAACTGAGCACTTACCTGAGAGCAAAGAAAGACCACTTACTCAGAGCTATAGAGCTGCACCACAGcctggagagg gcTGCTAAGTGGTGTGATGATGGCATCTACCTGCTGGCCTCTCAGCCCGTGGACAAGTGTCAGTCACATGACGGGGCGGAGTCAGCGCTGCAGGAGATTGAGCGATACCTGGATACAGCAGGACAGAACAAACTGACTGATCCTAGTGCCATCTGCAGGGACTACGAAACAGTGCTCAACCTGGAGTTCAGA gaCCAAGTGGAGAAGGTGTTCCAGAAGCAGGTGTCCATGCAGGAGATGTTTGAGAAGAGGAGGGTCAGTCTGAAGAAGCTAGCAGCCAAACACACCAGGCCAGTCCAGCCTGTGGCCCCAAGGCCTGAAGCCATCAAGTCCCCACTGTCCTCGCCAG CAAAGAGAGTGCTGGAGAAGAGCTGCTCAGAGGGAGACTCTGTGAACAGGGTCAGCTGTAGAAAA GTGGAGGGCCAGCTACAGAGCAACAGAAGTGCCTCTATGTCAGAGGAGGACGAGAACCTGGCCATCCTCAGAAA ACATGTAATGAATGAGCTGCTGGAGACAGAGAGGGCATACGTGGAGGAACTGCTCTGTGTTCTACAG GGCTATGCCTCAGAGATGGACAACCCAGCCATGGCCAGTCTCATGCCCATTCCTCTGCAAAACAAGAAAGATGTGCTGTTTGGCAACATGCCAGAGATCTACCACTTCCACAAGAG GACCTTTCTGAGGGAGTTGGAAGAGTACGAAGACTGCCCGGAACTTGTGGGTCGGTGTTTTCTGGAGAGG ATGACAGACCTGCAGATCTATGAGAAGTATTGTCAGAATAAACCTCGCTCTGAGAGCTTGTGGAGACAGTGCTCCGACTGCTCCTTCTTCCAg GAGTGTCAGAAGAAGCTGGAACATAAACTGGGTTTGGACTCCTATCTCCTGAAACCGGTCCAGAGGATCACCAAATACCAGCTCCTGTTGAAG GAGCTGCTGAAGTACAGTAAGGGCTGTGAGGGGTCAGAAGACCTGCAGGAGGCGCTCACCTCCATCCTGGGCATCCTGAAGGCTGTCAACGACTCCATGCACCTCATCGCTATCACTGGATACGAT GGTAACATGGGCGACCTGGGACGGCTGCTGATGCAGGGGTCATTCAGTGTGTGGACAGAACACAAGAAAGGTCATGCCAAGGTCAAGGACCTGGCCCGCTTTAAGCCCATGCAGAGACACCTGTTCCTGCATGAGAAGGCCCTGCTCTTCTGTAAGAGACGGGAGGAGAACGGGGAGGGCTACGAGAAAGCCCCCTCCTACAGCTTCAAACAGTCCCTCAac ATGAGTGCTGTGGGCATCACTGAGAACGCCAAAGGTGACAACAAGAAGTTTGAGGTCTGGTGCAACTCACGGGAGGAGGTGTACATCGTTCAG GCCCCAACGTCTGAGGTAAAAACAACGTGGGTGAAGGAGATCCGGAAGGTTCTGACAACGCAGCTGGAAGCCTACAGAG CCAGTCAACAGAGGCCGTCAGACGGACTGTTCCAGTTCCCCTCTGGTGCTGGAGCACCTGTCAGCCTCAG tccatttagaagaggggagaggagcatGAAGGAGAAGAAGGGAGAACCCAGCAGCCCTGACGCTAACTCCTGCTCCTTCCCAAAGACCAAAG AAGAAGCAGCGACCAGTCCTACCTCAGACAGAGCAGCTGTGGCTAAAAAGCGTTTTACCTTGCAGGGCTTCAGCAACTTCAACAAAG GATCTCCCACAAGCCCTGACCATAAAACCAAACGTCATGAGATAAAGAGTGATCCTACTCCGTTCGGCTTTAAAG GATGGACCAAGGGCTCTCTCTCATTGGACGCCAATGAGGAGAATGATGGCTACTCTAGCCCTGAAGAGCCCCTGAACTCAGACCCCGAGGACGAGGAGGGAAAGAaacta TGTGCAGGGAAGTACACAGTGGTGTCTGACTATGAGAAGGGAGAAGGCCAGGACCTGTCAGTCAAGAGTGGTGAAACGGTGCAGCTGATCAAGGAGGGAGATGACGGACAGTG gttTGTGAAGAACTTGAAGACCAAGCAGGAGGGCTGGGTGGCTGCAGCCAACATTCTCACCCTGATTGGAGAGTCCAAGTCCTGCCAGTCTCTCACCAGCTCAG AGGGCAGTGGCTCAGGGAACCTCAGCACTTCATCCAGCTGCTGTGAGACTTACACCAGCTTCTCTGACATCAAGCCCTGA